In a genomic window of Cynocephalus volans isolate mCynVol1 chromosome 1, mCynVol1.pri, whole genome shotgun sequence:
- the IRS1 gene encoding insulin receptor substrate 1 yields MASPPETDSFSDVRKVGYLRKPKSMHKRFFVLRAASEAGGPARLEYYENEKKWRHKSSAPKRSIPLESCFNINKRADSKNKHLVALYTRDEHFAIAADSEAEQDSWYQALLQLHNRAKGHHDGASAPGAGGGGGSGSSGVGEAGEDLSYGDVPPGPAFKEVWQVILKPKGLGQTKNLIGIYRLCLTSKTISFVKLNSEAAAVVLQLMNIRRCGHSENFFFIEVGRSAVTGPGEFWMQVDDSVVAQNMHETILEAMRAMSDEFRPRSKSQSSSNCSNPISVPLRRHHLNNPPPSQVGLTRRSRTESITATSPASMVGGKPGSFRVRASSDGEGTMSRPASVDGSPVSPSTNRTHAHRHRGSSRLHPPLNHSRSIPMPSSRCSPSATSPVSLSSSSTSGHGSTSDCLFPRRSSASVSGSPSDGGFISSDEYGSSPCDFRSSFRSVTPDSLGHTPPARGEEELSNYICMGGKGASTLAAPNGHYILSRGGNGHRYLPGASLGTSPALAGDEASSAAELDNRFRKRTHSAGTSPTISHQKTPSQSSVASIEEYTEMMPAYPPGGGSGGRLPGYRHSAFVPTHSYPEEGLEVHPLERRGGHHRPDTSTLHTDDGYMPMSPGVAPVPASRKGSGDYMPMSPKSVSAPQQIINPIRRHPQRVDPNGYMMMSPSGSCSPDIGGGPSSRTAPSGSSYGKLWTNGVGGHHSHALPHSKPPVENSGSKLLPCTGDYMNMSPVGDSNTSSPSDCYYGPEDPQHKAVLSYYSLPRSFKHTQRPGEPEDGARHQHLRLSSSSGRLLYAAAEDSSSSTSSDSLGGGYCGARLEPGLPHPHHQVLQPHLPRKVDTAAQTNSRLARPTRLSLGDPKASTLPRVREQQQQPLLHPPEPKSPGEYVNIEFGSDQPGYLSGPVASRSSPSIRCPSQLQPAPREEETGTEEYMNMDLGPGRRASWRESAGVEVGRVGPAPPGAASVCRPTRAVPSSRGDYMTMQMGCPRQSYVDTSPVTPVSYADMRTGIAAEEASLPRATAAAPSSSSAATAPPAAPQGAAELAARSSLLGAPQGPGGMSAFTRVNLSPNRNQSAKVIRADSQGCRRRHSSETFSSTPSATRAGNAVTFGGVTAVGGGGGGGGSSSSEDVKRHSSASFENVWLRPGEFGGSSKEPAQGCGASGGLENGLNYIDLDLAKDVKQRPQERPPQPQPPPPPPTHQPSGSSESIATHRSSEDLSAYASISFQKQPEDRQ; encoded by the coding sequence atGGCGAGCCCTCCGGAGACCGACAGCTTCTCGGACGTGCGCAAGGTGGGCTACCTGCGCAAACCCAAGAGCATGCACAAGCGCTTCTTCGTGCTGCGGGCGGCCAGCGAGGCGGGGGGCCCGGCGCGCCTCGAGTACTACGAGAACGAGAAGAAGTGGCGGCACAAGTCGAGCGCCCCCAAACGCTCGATCCCCCTCGAGAGCTGCTTCAACATCAACAAGCGGGCTGACTCCAAGAACAAGCACCTGGTGGCTCTCTACACCCGGGACGAACACTTTGCCATCGCGGCGGATAGCGAGGCCGAGCAAGACAGCTGGTACCAGGCTCTCCTGCAGCTGCACAACCGCGCTAAGGGCCACCACGACGGCGCCTCCGCCCCGGGGGCTGGAGGCGGTGGGGGCAGCGGCAGCTCCGGCGTCGGGGAGGCTGGGGAGGACCTGAGCTATGGGGACGTGCCCCCGGGACCCGCGTTCAAGGAGGTATGGCAGGTCATCCTAAAACCTAAGGGCCTGGGACAGACGAAGAACCTGATTGGCATCTACCGCCTATGCCTGACCAGCAAGACCATCAGCTTCGTGAAGCTGAACTCGGAGGCGGCGGCCGTGGTGCTGCAGCTGATGAACATCAGGCGCTGCGGCCACTCGGAGAACTTCTTCTTCATCGAGGTGGGCCGTTCCGCCGTGACTGGGCCCGGGGAGTTCTGGATGCAGGTGGATGACTCGGTGGTGGCCCAGAACATGCACGAGACCATTCTGGAGGCCATGCGGGCCATGAGCGATGAGTTCCGCCCTCGAAGCAAGAGCCAGTCTTCGTCCAACTGCTCCAACCCCATCAGCGTCCCCCTGCGCAGGCACCATCTCAACAACCCCCCGCCCAGCCAGGTGGGGCTGACCCGCAGGTCGCGCACGGAGAGCATTACCGCCACCTCCCCGGCCAGCATGGTGGGCGGGAAGCCGGGTTCCTTCCGTGTCCGTGCCTCCAGCGACGGCGAAGGCACTATGTCCCGCCCAGCCTCAGTGGACGGCAGCCCCGTGAGTCCCAGCACCAACAGGACCCACGCCCACCGTCATCGGGGCAGCTCCCGGCTGCACCCGCCGCTCAACCACAGCCGTTCCATCCCCATGCCTTCTTCTCGCTGCTCGCCTTCGGCTACCAGCCCGGTCAGTCTGTCGTCCAGCAGCACCAGTGGCCACGGCTCCACCTCGGACTGTCTCTTCCCACGGCGGTCTAGTGCGTCTGTGTCCGGCTCCCCCAGCGATGGTGGTTTCATCTCCTCCGATGAGTATGGATCCAGTCCCTGCGATTTCCGAAGTTCCTTCCGCAGTGTCACTCCGGATTCCCTGGGCCACACCCCACCGGCCCGTGGTGAGGAGGAGCTGAGCAACTATATCTGCATGGGTGGCAAGGGGGCCTCCACCCTGGCTGCCCCCAATGGTCACTACATTTTGTCTCGAGGTGGCAACGGCCACCGCTACCTCCCAGGAGCTAGCTTGGGCACCAGCCCAGCCTTGGCTGGGGATGAAGCATCCAGTGCTGCAGAGTTGGATAATAGGTTCCGAAAGAGAACTCACTCGGCGGGCACATCCCCTACCATTTCCCACCAGAAGACACCGTCCCAGTCTTCAGTGGCTTCCATTGAGGAGTATACAGAGATGATGCCTGCCTACCCACCAGGAGGTGGCAGTGGAGGCCGGCTACCGGGCTACCGGCACTCCGCCTTCGTGCCCACCCACTCCTACCCTGAGGAGGGTCTGGAAGTGCACCCCTTGGAGCGTCGTGGGGGCCACCACCGCCCAGACACCTCCACCCTCCACACTGATGATGGTTACATGCCCATGTCCCCAGGGGTGGCCCCCGTGCCTGCCAGCCGAAAGGGTAGTGGGGACTATATGCCCATGAGCCCCAAGAGCGTGTCTGCCCCACAGCAGATCATCAACCCTATCAGGCGCCATCCCCAGAGAGTGGACCCCAATGGCTACATGATGATGTCCCCCAGTGGCAGCTGCTCCCCTGACATTGGAGGTGGGCCCAGCAGCAGAACTGCCCCTTCTGGGAGCAGCTATGGGAAGCTGTGGACCAATGGGGTAGGGGGCCACCACTCTCACGCCCTGCCCCACTCCAAACCCCCAGTGGAGAACAGTGGTAGCAAGCTCTTGCCTTGCACAGGTGACTACATGAACATGTCACCAGTGGGGGACTCCAACACCAGCAGCCCCTCCGACTGCTACTATGGCCCTGAGGACCCCCAGCACAAGGCAGTCCTCTCCTACTACTCCTTGCCAAGGTCCTTTAAGCACACCCAGCGCCCTGGGGAGCCGGAGGACGGTGCCCGGCACCAGCATCTCCGTCTTTCCTCTAGCTCTGGTCGCCTTCTCTATGCTGCAGCGGAAGATTCTTCCTCCTCCACCAGCAGCGacagcctgggtgggggataCTGTGGGGCTAGGCTGGAGCCCGGCCTCCCACATCCCCACCATCAGGTCCTGCAGCCCCATCTGCCTAGAAAGGTGGATACAGCTGCCCAAACCAACAGCCGCCTGGCTCGGCCCACGAGGTTGTCCCTGGGGGATCCCAAGGCCAGCACTTTGCCGCGGGTCCGAGAGCAGCAGCAACAACCCCTGTTGCACCCTCCGGAGCCCAAGAGCCCAGGGGAATATGTGAATATTGAATTCGGGAGTGATCAGCCTGGCTACTTATCTGGCCCTGTGGCTTCCCGCAGCTCACCTTCCATCAGGTGTCCATCCCAGCTCCAGCCAGCTCCCAGAGAGGAAGAGACTGGCACCGAGGAGTACATGAACATGGACCTGGGGCCGGGCCGGAGGGCATCCTGGCGAGAGAGCGCTGGTGTGGAGGTGGGCAGAGTGGGCCCTGCACCTCCAGGAGCTGCTAGCGTTTGCAGGCCCACCCGGGCGGTGCCCAGCAGCCGGGGTGACTACATGACCATGCAGATGGGTTGTCCCCGTCAGAGCTACGTGGACACCTCACCGGTCACCCCTGTCAGCTATGCTGACATGCGGACAGGCATTGCTGCAGAGGAGGCAAGCCTGCCCAGGGCCACAGCAGCTGCTCCCTCCTCATCCTCAGCAGCTACTGCTCCCCCTGCTGCGCCTCAAGGAGCAGCTGAGCTGGCTGCCCGCTCTTCCCTGCTGGGGGCCCCGCAGGGCCCCGGGGGCATGAGTGCCTTCACCCGGGTGAACCTCAGTCCCAACCGCAACCAGAGTGCCAAAGTGATCCGTGCAGACTCGCAAGGTTGCCGGAGGAGGCATAGCTCCGAGACCTTCTCCTCGACGCCTAGTGCCACTCGGGCGGGCAATGCGGTGACCTTCGGAGGGGTGACTGCAGTAGgaggcggtggtggtggtggtggcagcagcagcagtgaggaCGTAAAACGCCACAGCTCTGCTTCTTTTGAGaatgtgtggctgaggcctggggAGTTTGGGGGATCCTCCAAGGAGCCAGCCCAAGGGTGTGGGGCTTCTGGAGGTTTGGAGAATGGTCTTAACTACATAGACCTGGATTTGGCCAAGGACGTCAAACAACGTCCTCAGGAGCGCCCCCCTCAACcgcagccacccccacccccgcccactCATCAGCCCTCGGGCAGCAGTGAGAGCATCGCGACCCACCGCTCCAGTGAGGATTTAAGCGCCTACGCCAGCATCAGTTTCCAGAAGCAGCCAGAGGACCGCCAGTAG